The following proteins are encoded in a genomic region of Palaemon carinicauda isolate YSFRI2023 chromosome 19, ASM3689809v2, whole genome shotgun sequence:
- the LOC137658626 gene encoding zinc finger protein ZFP2-like, translating into MDPAFIPEVILKQEDVPLSLKHETEDSDDHGSNNDDNSTYLGPFVRTESELEGLETRSPHNRDLSEITEDPLKCDEENKKRASVDGNPVAESNPVAESNPVAESNPVAESNQMAESTDSSNQDVNSHPKAISQNGFTIIHDDSECKKDEEGSPNESGNITKPKRRFVCNECGKKFTKRINVILHIRVHTGEKPFVCAKCGKRFSRKSNLTTHQRVHTKEKPCLCTECGKRFSQNSALLVHMKTHTGEKPYLCSECGKNLAHKSDLIVHMRIHTGEKPFTCSLCGKKFSRSCTLKKHQRSHTGERPFPCSECGKAFSQNSALTVHMRIHTGEKPYVCTDCGKSFCQKWELTLHTRSHTGERPYSCLDCNKSFSVKSSLKKHLQLHSGERPFHCPICGRGFTQRSNVKKHMSTHMGEIPPHMGEIPPHRGEIPLHRGEIPPHMGDIPPQRGDIPPQRGDIPPHRGNSPPHRGDIPPHRGDIPMHRGDIPMHRGDIPPHRGGFPPHRGGFPPHRGDIPLHMGEIPMHRGDIPTHTGENLS; encoded by the coding sequence ATGGATCCAGCATTTATCCCAGAAGTAATTTTGAAACAAGAAGATGTCCCATTATCACTGAAGCATGAGACTGAGGATTCAGATGACCATGGGTCCAACAATGATGATAATTCTACTTATTTAGGACCGTTTGTAAGAACAGAGTCAGAACTTGAGGGCTTAGAGACTAGAAGTCCCCACAATAGAGACTTATCAGAGATTACGGAAGACCCTCTGAAATGTGATGAGGAAAATAAGAAACGTGCAAGTGTTGACGGAAATCCAGTGGCGGAATCCAATCCGGTGGCGGAATCCAATCCGGTGGCAGAATCCAATCCAGTGGCGGAATCCAATCAAATGGCAGAGTCCACTGACTCTTCTAATCAAGATGTTAATTCCCATCCGAAAGCAATCTCTCAAAATGGCTTTACAATAATACATGATGATAGTGAGTGCAAAAAGGATGAAGAAGGATCCCCTAATGAAAGCGGGAATATTACCAAGCCAAAAAGGCGTTTCGTGTGTAACGAATGTGGAAAAAAATTCACCAAGAGAATTAATGTTATTTTACACATAAGAGTTCATACGGGCGAAAAGCCCTTTGTCTGTGCTAAATGTGGAAAACGTTTTTCCAGGAAGAGCAATCTCACCACTCATCAAAGAGTTCATACAAAAGAGAAGCCCTGTCTTTGCACTGAATGCGGAAAAAGATTCTCTCAAAACAGTGCGCTTCTTGTGCACATGAAAACTCATACAGGAGAAAAACCTTACTTATGTAGTGAGTGTGGCAAAAATCTGGCTCACAAATCAGATCTCATAGTCCACATGAGAATTCATACTGGAGAGAAGCCTTTTACTTGTTCCCTGTGTGGAAAGAAATTCTCCAGGAGTTGTACCTTGAAAAAACATCAGCGAAGTCACACGGGGGAGAGGCCCTTTCCGTGCTCTGAATGCGGGAAAGCATTTTCTCAGAATTCGGCACTCACGGTCCACATGCGaattcacactggagagaagcccTACGTCTGCACGGATTGCGGGAAGTCATTTTGTCAGAAGTGGGAGCTCACGCTTCATACGAGGAGTCACACAGGAGAGAGGCCATACTCGTGCCTCGACTGCAACAAAAGCTTTTCAGTCAAGAGCAGTTTGAAGAAGCACTTGCAGCTTCACTCTGGGGAAAGGCCATTCCATTGCCCGATATGCGGACGGGGATTCACTCAGAGGAGTAACGTAAAGAAGCACATGAGCACGCACATGGGAGAAATCCCCCCGCACATGGGAGAAATCCCCCCGCACAGGGGAGAAATTCCCCTGCACAGGGGAGAAATCCCCCCGCACATGGGAGATATTCCCCCGCAAAGGGGAGATATCCCCCCGCAAAGGGGAGATATCCCCCCGCACAGGGGAAATAGCCCCCCACACCGGGGAGATATCCCCCCACACAGGGGAGATATCCCCATGCACAGGGGAGATATCCCCATGCACAGGGGAGATATCCCCCCGCACAGGGGAGGTTTCCCCCCGCACAGGGGAGGTTTCCCCCCGCACAGGGGAGATATCCCTTTGCACATGGGAGAAATCCCCATGCACAGGGGAGATATCCCCACGCACACAGGAGAGAACCTGTCATAG